DNA from Microbacterium sulfonylureivorans:
AATCTGCCGAGCGTCCTCGAGATCGACAAGCTGATGCTGCCGACGACTCTCTGGGTGAAGAACTCCCCCACCGAAGAGGGCTACGTCGAGATGACGCAGTTCTACGACCAGAACCGTTCGCCGGTCGAGTACAACGAAGTCGCGCCGGTGATGTACGACGCGATCCTCTCCAGCGAGGACCCGCGCTACTACCAGCACGGCGGGGTCGATCTCATCGGCACCACCCGCGCCGTCCTCTCGAACATCCGCGGCGGCGGCGAGACCCAGGGCGGATCGACGATCAGCCAGCAGTACGTCAAGAACATCCTCGTGCAGCGCTGCGAAGCACAGGCCGAGACCGAGGAGGCGAAGCTCGACTGCTGGACGCAGGCGACGACCGCCGTCGGCGACGAGGGCATCCAGCGCAAGCTCCAGGAGATGCGCTACGCGATCGCCCTCGAGCAGAAGTACGACAAGGAGGTCATCCTGCTCGGATACCTCAACATCGCGAACTTCGGCGGCACCACCTACGGCATCGATGCCGCCTCGAAGTACTACTTCGGCGTCGCCGCGAAGGACCTCACCCTCGGGCAGGCGGCGACGCTGGCCGGCATCGTGCAGAACCCGAACTCGTACCGCATCGACAAGACCACGGGGTCGATGACCGACAAGGACGGCAACACCTACAACAAGGCGCCCGACGGTCTGATCGACGACGTCGACCCGAAGACGATCGCGGCTCTCACGACCATGCTCGACAGCGGCGCGATCACGCAGGAGCAGTATCTCGCCGCCGCGGACGGCTACAGCGCCACGAAGGGCCGCCAGCTCTACGTGCTCAGCCGGCTCCTCGACGACGGGAAGATCACGCAGGAGCAGTACGACGCGGCGGTCATCGAGCCCATCACCCCCAAGATCACCGAACCCAAGGTGGGCTGCGCGGCGGCGAAGGGCAAGGAGTACTTCTGCCAGTACGTGCGCTACGTCATCGAACGTGATCCTGCCTTCGGCGCCACTGACGAGGAGCGCCTCGCGAACCTCCGTCGCGGCGGCCTGAACGTCTACGTGACGCTCGACATGCGCCTGCAGAACGAGGCGCAGTCGACGATGACCGAGATCGCGCCGACGTCGGTCGCCGGGGGCAAGTTCGGCGGCGCCGGCGTCAGCATCGAGGCGTCGACGGGACGCATCCTCGCGATGGTGCAGAACACGAAGTTCAGCGAGTCGATCACCGACGACAACAACTACACCCCGATCGTCTACGCCGGCGACCGCCGGTTCGGCGAGTCCACGGGCTTCAGCGCGGGCTCGACGTTCAAGCTCTTCACCCTCATCGACTGGCTCGAGAAGGGGCACTCGGTCAACGAGGTGGTCAACGGCCGCGACCGCGTCGTCAAGCAGTTCAAGGACACGTGTGTCGAAGGCGGCGTGTACTACAACGCGGACTGGTCGCCGCGGAACTTCAACCGGCAGAGCGGCTACACGGGCACGCCCATGCAGTTCACGCGGCAGTCGCTCAACACCGGATTCGTCGGCATGGCCGCCGAGCTCGACCTGTGCGACATCGGCAAGGCCGCCAAGAAGATGGGCGTGACCCTCGGCACCGGCGAGGACATCGTGATGACCGGTGCGAACCAGGTCATCGGCTCCGACGCCGTGTCTCCGCTCGCGATGGCCGGCGCGTATGCGACGGTCGCGAACAACGGGATCTACTGCCAGCCGCAGGCGATCGACCGCGTCACCGACTCGGACGGCAACGAGCTCCCCAAGCCCGAGCGCACCTGCTCGCAGGCCATCGACCCGAAGGTCGCCGCGACCGCGGCGTACGCGCTCGCAGGCGTGATGAACGGCGGCACCGGAGCACAGGGCAACCCGTACGACGGCACGCCGCTCATCGGCAAGACGGGCACGCACCAGGAGACGCAGACCTGGCTCATCGAGTCGAGCACGCGCGTCGCCACGGCGGCATGGTTCGGCAACGCCGACGGCGCGATCGAAATGGCCAAGACCTGGCACAACGGGCGCGCGCTCAATCAGCTGCGCTACATCCTCGCTCAGGACGTCCAGCGACTCGCGAACCAGCTGTACCCCGGCGCCCAGTTCCCCGGACCCGACAGCAACCTCTCGCGCCAGGTCTTCACCGAGCTGCCCGACGTCCGAGGCAAGTCCATGGAGGAGGCCAAGCGCACCCTGCAGGACGCCGGCTTCGAGGTGACCGAGGGAACGGCGGTCGACTCCGACATGGAGCAGGGCCTGGTCGCCGCGCAGAGTCCGGAGCCCGGGAGGGTCGCGGGCGGCACGCCGGTCACGATCAGCCCCAGCAACGGGCAGGGACTCACGGTGCCGGACGTGTCCGGCATGGGTCTCGACCGCGCGATCTCCGAGCTCCGACAGGCCGGATTCGGCAACGTCCAGCCCGGTAACTGCAAGCAGAGGGACGACGCCGACCGGCAGGGCACCGCGGGCAGCACCGATCCCAAGGCGGGCACGGTCACCAACCGCAACTCGGCGATCAGCGTCAACTACGTCAGCAGGGACTGCGGGGGCGGCAACGGCGGCGGCAACGACTAGTGCCTCCCAGCACTTCGCGCACCGCCCTCACCACGCTCGGCGTGGTGGGGGCGGTCGGCGTGGCGGCGGCCGTGTGGGGCATCGGCGTCGAGCGGTACCTCTTCACGGTCCGCCGGCATGAGCTCGCGATCCTGCCGGCCGGGTCTGCTCCGCTCCGCGTGCTGCACCTTTCCGACGCGCACATGGCACCGTGGCAGCACCGCAAGCAGCAGTGGATCGCCCGGCTCGCCGAGCTCGAGCCCGACCTCGTCGTGAACACCGGCGACAACCTGGGACACGCCGAGGGGCTTCGCGGCCTGCGCGCGGCGCTCGACCCGCTGCGAGGCATCCCCGGCGTCTTCGTCCACGGCTCCAACGATCACGCGGCGCCCTCGCCGCGCAATCCGTTCAAGTACTTGGTGGGGCCTTCGAAGGCGAGCGAGGAGCCGAGCTGGGAGCCCCTCGACACGCAAGCCCTCGACTCCTACCTCACGGACGAGCTCGGGTGGCTGGATCTGAACAACGCCGTGGGGTCGCTCGATGCCGCGGGCATGCGCATCGACGCCTTCGGCGTGAGTGACGCCCACCGCGGCTGGGACCGGCTGGACGCCCTCCCCGACCTGCTCGAGGAGCTTCGCGGAGACGTGGCTCCCGCCCTGACGATCGGCGTCACGCACGCCCCCTACCGACGCGTGCTGGACGCCTTCACCGACGACGGCGCGGATGCGATCTTCGCCGGCCACACGCACGGCGGTCAGGTGCGCGTTCCCGGGTTCGGCGCCCTCGTCGCCAACTGCGACATCCCGCTGCGCCAGGCCCGCGGGCTGAGCGAGTGGAGCCACGGACGCACCGTCCCGCTCAACGTGAGCGCCGGCCTCGGTCATTCGATCTACGCGCCCGTTCGCTTCGCGTGCCGGCCCGAGGCATCCCTGCTCACGCTCACCGCGGCGGGCTGAGTCCGCACCGTCTCGCCGAGGCCCGACGGCCCAGGTGGGCAGCGCTGCGCGGCTCCTCCACAGGCGTGCCCTCTCGGGCGCTGATCGACAGAGTCTCCGGGCTGCCCCCGGGACTCGTGGCGCGCGGGCGATGCTCGTGGTCGTCTCGAGACGATCGGAGTCCTCATGCCGCACGGCGCCCGAACCTGCTTCCCCCGCATCCGCCTCGCCGTCCTGGCGCTCGTCGCCGCGCTGCTCGCGGCATCCGTGCTCGTTCCGGTGTCCGGCGCCCACGCCGCCGCACGCGGGTCCGGCTTCGGCGCGTGGGCGCCGGTGTCGCCGTACGGCTGGCACGGCTCGATGCTCGTCGACGGCGTCCACACCTACTGCATCCTGCCGGGTGCAGCCGCGCCGACCGGCGCCACGACGGACCACGGCATCCGCTCCTCGGTGCTCGGGCTCAGTCCCCGACAGCTGGCGGGCATCAACCTCCTGGTGACGAAGTACGGGCAGACGAGCGACCCGGTGCAGGCGGCAGGAGTCGCCTGGGCGGTGAAGGCGATCGCCGACTGGGATGCCGCACTCCACCACTACGGATACCGGGGATCGTCGCTCGCCGGCGCGGTCAACTGGACGTTCTCCGCACTTGCGCCCGAGCACAACATCGCCGTTCAGAAGCGGGCCGTGGCCTACTACGACGAGGCGAGGCGAGCCGGCGCGACCACCGCCGGCGGAGAGTTGATCTTCACGACCGACGCCGAGGATCATCGCGCGGGAACCGTCGAGCTCCGCACGAAGAGCGCACAGGCGACCGGATCGATCACACTCGCGGGCGCCGTGTTCGTCCGGTCGGGGACGGCCACGCTCACGAGAGCCGTGCCGGGGGTCGCCTACGACATCCGCACGACCGCCGCGCCGGGGCGGCCGCACACCGTGAGAGGAACCGGCCGCTTCTCCACCGGTATGGCGGCCGCCGTGCGCCATTTCACGACGCCCGGAGGGCAAGACACCGCCGGGCCCGGCGGTGAGCACTCCTTCGCCGCGAAGGGAGCGGATGCCGCACCGCGGGCGGCGGGGTTCGTTCCGGCGATCACGACCCAGGCAGGGGCGGCGTACTCGCCCGGCGGCGTGTTCGTCGACGACGTCACGTTCCGCGTCGACTCCGGCGAGTGGCCACGCGACGGCAAGGGCCGGTACCTCCCGCTGGTCGCCTCGGCGACCGTCTACCGCACCGACGACGAACCGGCGCCGTCTCGGAAGATCCCGACCGACGCCGTCCCCGTGGGCGAGCTCTCACTCGTCACCGACCGATCCGTCGGTCCGGAGGCCGCCTACCGGGTGTCCTCCGACTGGGAGATGGATGAGCCCGGCTTCTACAGCGCCGTATGGACGATCCGGGCCGACGCACAGCCCGACCCAGGGGCGCTGCGGCTCCCCCGCCGCTACCTGTGGTCCGAGCATTTCGGGGTCGCGAACCAGGTCACGATGGTGCCTTCGGTCTCGTCCCGCGCGCAGCGCAGAGCAGATGCCGGTGAGACCGTGAGCGACACGATCATGATCGAGGGCCCGGTCCCCGCGCGCGGCCTCGACATCTCCTCGTCGCTGTACCGCGCCGTCGACGGGATCCCGGCGGCAGACGTCTGCGTCGCGGAGAACCTCGTATGGGAAGCGCCCGCGCAGCGCGTCACGAAGCGCGGCGAGGTCACCGTCGCATCGCCGCCCGTCACCGAACCGGGCACGTACTACTGGCAGGAGCGCGCTGCCGACGTCGGCGGTGCCGTGGTCCATCTCGGGGTCTGCGGGGTGGAGCAGGAGACGTCCCGGGTCGTGAGCGCCCCCGCACCGGTCCCGAGCCCGACGCCCACGCCCGCTCCCACATCGACGCCCGCGACGACGACCCCGCCGACGCCCGCCTCCACCCCCACGCCCACGCCCACGCCCGCGTCGACGCCTGCGGCCGCTGTCCCCCGCCGCTCGACACCGCCGACGCCACCCACGGAGGACGCTCCGACTCCGCAGGGACTTGCGCGGACCGGAGCGCCCGCCGACGGAACGCGGGCGGTCGCAGGCGTCGGGATCGTCGTCCTCACCGTCGGCGCGACCCTCTTCTCGTGCCGACGCAGACGACGGTTCGAAGCACCCTCCGCAATCGGTTAGACTCGGAGGGTTGCAAAACGGGGTGTGGCGCAGCTTGGTAGCGCGCGTCGTTCGGGACGACGAGGCCGCAGGTTCAAATCCTGTCACCCCGACCATGAAGAGGCTCCGCCGCAAGGCGGGGCCTCTTCCGTTAGACCAGCAAGGAGCTTCCGACCGTGACTGCCGGCATCCCGCCCCGCCTCGTCGCCTTCGATCTCGACGACACCCTCGCGCCGTCCAAGAGCGCGATCGACCCTCGCATCGGAGACCTGCTCGTCGCCCTCGCCGATCGGGTCGAGGTCGCGATCATCTCCGGCGGCCAGCTCGCGCAGTTCACGATGCAGGTCGTCGACAGGCTCCCGGCCGCCTCCCCCGAGGCGCTCTCGCGACTCCACCTCCTCCCGACGTGCGGCACCCAGTACTACCGGATCACCCCTGCAGGCGTCTCGACCGTCTACGCCCACGCGCTGACCGACGACCAGAAGTCGCGCGCCCTCGACGCGGTCGAGGGAGAGGCCCGGCGCCTCGGCCTGTGGGAGGCCGAGACCTGGGGCGACATCCTCGAAGACCGCGGCTCGCAGATCACCTTCTCCGCACTCGGCCAGCTCGCGCCGCTCGACGCCAAGACCGCGTGGGACCCCACCGGCGAGAAGAAGAACTCGCTCCGCGCCGCGGTGGCGGAGCGCATCCCCGACCTCGAGGTCCGCTCCGGCGGCTCGACCTCGGTCGACATCACGCGCCGCGGCATCGACAAGGCGTACGGCATGCGTCAGCTCTCGGAGCAGACCGGCATCCCCCTCGACGACATGCTCTTCATCGGCGACCGCCTCGACCCCGACGGCAACGACTACCCCGTCCTGGCGATGGGCGTCGACTGCCAGGCCGTCGACGGCTGGGAGGACACCGCCGCGTTCCTCGAGCAGCTCATCCCGACGCTGCCCGGGCGCGACTGAGCGGCGTCGATCCGACGGATCGCAGCCGCCGGAACCCGAGTCCCGACGACCGCCGGCACCCGGCTAGCTCTTCGTCGACGCACGGGCGCGCGGAGCCCGCGCCGGAGCGGCCGTCGCCACCGGCACCAGCCGCTGCAGCTGCGTGACGTGCGTGGGCTCGAGCTCGGCCAGGGTCGAGACTCCGAGGAGCTGCATCGTGCGCTCGATCTCGCTGCGGAGGATCGCGATCGTACGGTCGACCCCCTGGCGGCCGCCGGCCATGAGGCCGTACAGGTAGGCACGCCCGATGAGGGTGAACTTGGCCCCGAGCGCGATCGAGGCGACGATGTCGGCGCCGTTCATGATGCCGGTGTCGACCATGACGGTCGCATCCTTGCCGACCTCCTGGACGACCTTCGGCAGGAGATGGAACGGGATGGGCGCGCGGTCGAGCTGGCGGCCGCCGTGGTTCGACAGGATGATGCCGTCGACCCCGGCATCGACCAGGCGCACCGAGTCCTCGACGTTCTGCACGCCCTTGACGACGATCTTGCCGGGCCAGAGGTCGCGGATGACGGCGAGGTCGTCGTAGCTGATCGTCGGATCCATCGCAGAGTTGAGCAGCTCGCCGACGGTTCCGCCGGTCGTCGAAAGCGACGCGAACTCGAGCTTCGGAGTGGTCAGGAAGTCGTACCACCACCACGGGCGCGGGATCGCGTTGATGATCGTGCCCACCGTCAGCTGCGGTGGGATCGAGAACCCGTTGCGCTTGTCTCGCAGGCGCGCTCCCGCGACCGGCGTGTCGACGGTGAACTGCAGGGTGTCGAACCCCGCCTCCGCAGCGCGACGGACGAGGCCGTACGAGATCTCGCGATCGCGCATCACGTACAGCTGGAACCAGTTGCGGCCGTGGGGGTTCGCGGCCTTGACGCCCTCGATCGAGGTTGTCCCGAGCGTGGACAGGGTGAACGGGATGCCGGCGGCACCGGCCGCGGAGGCCCCGGCGACCTCGCCCTCGGTCTGCATCAGGCGAGTGAAGCCGGTGGGTGCGATGCCGAAGGGCAGGGCGCTCGGTCCGCCGAGGATCTCGACCGACGTGTCGACGTCGGGGGCGGGTCGCAGGATGCCGGGGTGGAACTCGATGTCCTCGAAGGCCTGACGTGCTCGCGACAGCGACAGCTCGCCCTCGGCCGCGCCGTCGGTGTAGTCGAACGCCGCCTTGGGCGTGCGGCGCTTGGCGATCGTTCGCAGGTCGGCGATCGTGAGCGCCGAGTCGAGGCGGCGCTTGCGCCCGTCGAGCTCCGGGTTCTTGAACTTCATCAGCTCGAGGAGTTCGGCCGGGTTGGGAAGCTGTCGCTGGACCATCGTCGTGTGTTCTCCGTCAGTCGTTCGCGCGGGCGAGGCCCGCTTCGGCGTAGTAGCCGGTGATGTGGTCGTGGATGAGGGTGCGTGCGCGGCCGGCGTCGCCCGCGTCGACGGCGTCGAGGATGGTGCGGTGCTCGGCACGCAGGCGGGAGGCCGCGGCATCCCAGTCGGCGATGCCCTCCGCACCGGCCTGCACGTACGACTCGATCGCCGTGCGCAGGCCGGCCATCATCGCCGCGATGACGAGATTGCCGGATGCCTCGGCCAGCGCCAGGTGGAGCCGCGCGTCGAGGGCGAGGAACTCGGCCGGGGTGAGGTCCGCGGCGTCCATCGCGTCGACGATGGCGCGGGCGTCGCCCGTGTCGCGCGCCGGATCTGCAGCGAGGGCGTCGACCACGGCGGACTCCAGCACGAGACGCGTGCGGACGACATCGTCGAGCGGGAACCCCTGAGCCGCCACCTGCAGCCGCAGGAGGGCCGACATGCCCCCCTGCGGCGTGGCGATGATGATCGCGCCCGACGACGGCCCCGAACCCGTGCCGGTGCGGATGAGCCCCATGACTTCGAGCACGCGGAGCGCCTCACGGACGCTCGACCGGCCGACGCCGAGCGTCGACGCGAGCTCGCGTTCCGGGGGCAGGCGGTCGCCGGGGCGCAGACTTCCCTCGAGCAGGTCGGATTCGATGCGCTCGAGGACCACCTGCCACGCGCGGGTCTCGGACACGGCCACCTCCTATGGTCAGACCACAGTAGCGTGTGGTCGGACCACATGCAACCACTACTGTGAGGCCATGGATCCCCTCCTTCTCGTGCTCATCGTCTTCGGAGTGACCTGCGCATTCTGCTGGATCGCATCGCTCATCACGAAGGACACGTCCTGGGTCGACCGGATCTGGTCGGTGGTCCCGGTCGTCTACGTCTGGATCTTCGCGATCGCGGGCATCGCCGCGGGCGACGACGCGGTGCGGCTGGTCGTCATGGCGGTCCTCGTCACCGCGTGGGGTGCACGGCTCACCTTCAACTTCGCCCGCAAGGGCGGCTATACCGGCATGGAGGACTACCGCTGGGCGATCCTGCGCGGGCGGATGAAGCCGTGGCAGTTCCAGCTGTTCAACATCTTCTTCATCGTGCTGTACCAGAACGCGCTGCTCGTGCTCATCACGCTCCCCGCCTACATCGCGTGGCAGCATCCGCTCCCCTTCGGCGGATGGGATGCCGCGTTCGCCGCGCTCTTCGCCGCCTTCCTGGTCGGTGAGTTCATCGCCGACCAGCAGCAGTGGGAGTTCCACAAGGCCAAGCGGGCTGCGGGCGGGAC
Protein-coding regions in this window:
- a CDS encoding DUF1295 domain-containing protein, yielding MDPLLLVLIVFGVTCAFCWIASLITKDTSWVDRIWSVVPVVYVWIFAIAGIAAGDDAVRLVVMAVLVTAWGARLTFNFARKGGYTGMEDYRWAILRGRMKPWQFQLFNIFFIVLYQNALLVLITLPAYIAWQHPLPFGGWDAAFAALFAAFLVGEFIADQQQWEFHKAKRAAGGTLEPGFATTGLFAHSRHPNFFFEQAQWWAFYALGATAAVSAGLGVWGGALNWTILGAALLTILFIGSTIFTESITASKYPAYAEYQRTTSMLVPLPRRRSGRAPEAA
- a CDS encoding FadR/GntR family transcriptional regulator, with the protein product MSETRAWQVVLERIESDLLEGSLRPGDRLPPERELASTLGVGRSSVREALRVLEVMGLIRTGTGSGPSSGAIIIATPQGGMSALLRLQVAAQGFPLDDVVRTRLVLESAVVDALAADPARDTGDARAIVDAMDAADLTPAEFLALDARLHLALAEASGNLVIAAMMAGLRTAIESYVQAGAEGIADWDAAASRLRAEHRTILDAVDAGDAGRARTLIHDHITGYYAEAGLARAND
- a CDS encoding HAD-IIB family hydrolase, which codes for MTAGIPPRLVAFDLDDTLAPSKSAIDPRIGDLLVALADRVEVAIISGGQLAQFTMQVVDRLPAASPEALSRLHLLPTCGTQYYRITPAGVSTVYAHALTDDQKSRALDAVEGEARRLGLWEAETWGDILEDRGSQITFSALGQLAPLDAKTAWDPTGEKKNSLRAAVAERIPDLEVRSGGSTSVDITRRGIDKAYGMRQLSEQTGIPLDDMLFIGDRLDPDGNDYPVLAMGVDCQAVDGWEDTAAFLEQLIPTLPGRD
- a CDS encoding transglycosylase domain-containing protein, translated to MPDTNRTARSVLGGLTGLVGLSAVAGVLIAATVTPAIALSGAAASSAITMFDNLPSVLEIDKLMLPTTLWVKNSPTEEGYVEMTQFYDQNRSPVEYNEVAPVMYDAILSSEDPRYYQHGGVDLIGTTRAVLSNIRGGGETQGGSTISQQYVKNILVQRCEAQAETEEAKLDCWTQATTAVGDEGIQRKLQEMRYAIALEQKYDKEVILLGYLNIANFGGTTYGIDAASKYYFGVAAKDLTLGQAATLAGIVQNPNSYRIDKTTGSMTDKDGNTYNKAPDGLIDDVDPKTIAALTTMLDSGAITQEQYLAAADGYSATKGRQLYVLSRLLDDGKITQEQYDAAVIEPITPKITEPKVGCAAAKGKEYFCQYVRYVIERDPAFGATDEERLANLRRGGLNVYVTLDMRLQNEAQSTMTEIAPTSVAGGKFGGAGVSIEASTGRILAMVQNTKFSESITDDNNYTPIVYAGDRRFGESTGFSAGSTFKLFTLIDWLEKGHSVNEVVNGRDRVVKQFKDTCVEGGVYYNADWSPRNFNRQSGYTGTPMQFTRQSLNTGFVGMAAELDLCDIGKAAKKMGVTLGTGEDIVMTGANQVIGSDAVSPLAMAGAYATVANNGIYCQPQAIDRVTDSDGNELPKPERTCSQAIDPKVAATAAYALAGVMNGGTGAQGNPYDGTPLIGKTGTHQETQTWLIESSTRVATAAWFGNADGAIEMAKTWHNGRALNQLRYILAQDVQRLANQLYPGAQFPGPDSNLSRQVFTELPDVRGKSMEEAKRTLQDAGFEVTEGTAVDSDMEQGLVAAQSPEPGRVAGGTPVTISPSNGQGLTVPDVSGMGLDRAISELRQAGFGNVQPGNCKQRDDADRQGTAGSTDPKAGTVTNRNSAISVNYVSRDCGGGNGGGND
- a CDS encoding alpha-hydroxy acid oxidase — its product is MVQRQLPNPAELLELMKFKNPELDGRKRRLDSALTIADLRTIAKRRTPKAAFDYTDGAAEGELSLSRARQAFEDIEFHPGILRPAPDVDTSVEILGGPSALPFGIAPTGFTRLMQTEGEVAGASAAGAAGIPFTLSTLGTTSIEGVKAANPHGRNWFQLYVMRDREISYGLVRRAAEAGFDTLQFTVDTPVAGARLRDKRNGFSIPPQLTVGTIINAIPRPWWWYDFLTTPKLEFASLSTTGGTVGELLNSAMDPTISYDDLAVIRDLWPGKIVVKGVQNVEDSVRLVDAGVDGIILSNHGGRQLDRAPIPFHLLPKVVQEVGKDATVMVDTGIMNGADIVASIALGAKFTLIGRAYLYGLMAGGRQGVDRTIAILRSEIERTMQLLGVSTLAELEPTHVTQLQRLVPVATAAPARAPRARASTKS
- a CDS encoding metallophosphoesterase; its protein translation is MPPSTSRTALTTLGVVGAVGVAAAVWGIGVERYLFTVRRHELAILPAGSAPLRVLHLSDAHMAPWQHRKQQWIARLAELEPDLVVNTGDNLGHAEGLRGLRAALDPLRGIPGVFVHGSNDHAAPSPRNPFKYLVGPSKASEEPSWEPLDTQALDSYLTDELGWLDLNNAVGSLDAAGMRIDAFGVSDAHRGWDRLDALPDLLEELRGDVAPALTIGVTHAPYRRVLDAFTDDGADAIFAGHTHGGQVRVPGFGALVANCDIPLRQARGLSEWSHGRTVPLNVSAGLGHSIYAPVRFACRPEASLLTLTAAG